Part of the Flagellimonas eckloniae genome, TGCACTCAAAGAAATTGTCGCTGCAAATGGTAATTTGATTTTATCTGCTGGCGAAGCTGGTCTATATCTATCTACAAATAATGGCACTTCTTGGAGAACGGCCAACTCTGGTTTACCCTGTAACATTACTATTAAAAAACTTATCTCTGATGATGAGTTCGTTTATGTTGTAACTGAGGAGGATGGACTTTTTAAATCTGAAGATTTTGGAGCTAGTTGGCTGCCAATAAATAACGGCATTTCCAACTTTACATTTAATTCGATCTATGCGGATGGAACTAATCTATACGCCGCCAACGAGGACGGCGGAGTCTACTATTCTCCAAATAGAGGAACGAGCTGGGAAGAAAAAAGTTCAGGTATTGCAATGGTCTTGTTTAACGATTTTGCCATGTTCAATGGCCAATTGTTTGCCGCTGGTGCTGATTTATTCGGAACCACAGATAACGGCGACACCTGGAACTCGGTTGGCCTCCCAGGTTTACTTACAGGGGCAATAAAATCAATTGCCGCCACAGCAAATACTTTGTTTATTACTGATAGTAATGCGGTGTTTTTCTCCAATGGAGCTTTGACGACATGGACAGCGGCTACCGTTAGTCCAAATGCCCCAATAACAAGTATTCAAACTTCTGGAAATCGAGTTTTTATAACAACTTCTGATGGCAGGATATTTTTTAGCGATAATGAAGGGGTAAACTGGAATCTTATCCAAAATAACAATACGGATAGACCTGCTGAAGATGCCCTTTTTACCAATGGTAGAATATTGATGACTACATCAGAAGGACTGTTCTCTTCTGGTGATAGCGGTCTAAACTGGAATGAAAGCAATAACGGAATATTGGCAACAAGCATCGAATCACTTCATACCAATGATTCTTTTATTTATGCTGGCACCAAAAATCAACATGTATTTCGCTCAGGTGATAATGGCCAATCTTGGACAAGACTTAGAAATGGGTTGAATACCATTGAGTCTTCCCATGTTTCCGATATAATTACTTATCAGGACAACTTGCTCATTGCAACCGATGATGGTGTTTACGAATCCACGGATGATGGAAATTCTTGGACAAAAATTCTTGACCCAGGCCCAGGAGGTAATGTAGCAACTCTTGCCACAAGAGATCGGGTTATATTGGCAGGAGTAAATGGAGTTGGCCTCTATATTTCATTGGATGATGGAGTATCTTGGAGCCTTACAAGTGGGTCAGGTCTTGGTATAAATTCAGACTATGAATCCATTGTTATCCAAAGCGCCACCATATTGATCAGTGCAAGAAATGGTAAAGTTTTTGAATCCATAGATTTTGGATTAAACTGGGGCGAGGTTTCAATTACGAACGGTTTTACTTTGGTTTATAAACTAATTCTACATGAAGATAAATTATATGCGGCAACAGCTCGAGGTTTTTGGGTAAGTGATAATTTTGGAGGGAGCTGGAATGCATTTAATGATGAATCCATTCCATTATTTGATGCGGAAATTGTAGATGATTTGGTTTATGCCGGGTCAGATCAAGGGGTTTTTGTCGCCTCTCTTGATGGCTCACCTTGGTTTGAGTTGTGTGCGGGTATAGGAAAACGGACTGTAAATGAACTTGTGTTAACAGATGACCTTCTTTTTGGAGGAACTTTATCCTCCAGTGTCTGGAACTATGATTTAAGCAATAGCATCTTCCCCCCAGAAGAAGGAAGCTCAAATATTACAGAAACGGTAGAGTTATGTTCTTCAGATACTCCAATTGATCTAACCAGTCTTCTCCCTAATTCAATTGAACTTGGCGGTAGTTGGAGTCCCGAACTAAACTCAACAAGTAACATTTTGAATCCTAGTGTAGATTCCTCTGGAATTTATACATACATGCTACCCGAATCAGATTGTGGCTGTAGTACCTCTTTTCAAGTTCAAGTGGACATAGATCCGCAAACCAGCGCAGGAGATGATATTGTGCTGGAAGCCTGTATAAATAATGAACCCTTTGATTTGTTGGAGCGTTTAGGTGAAAATGCCGCACAAGGGGGTACCTGGAGTCCTTCTTTGTCAAGCGGGTCTAATATTTTCAATCCTACAATTGATGTAGCAGGAATTTATAGCTACACCGTTACCTTTGACTGTGGACAAGATACTGCCGAAGCTACTATTTCAATTTCAGGAGGTTTTGAAATTCCATCGGATTTAATAGACATCAAAACATCTTCAAAAGAAGGACTCATTACTGTAATGGTAGATTATGATAATCAATTTGAATTCTCTTTGGATGGTATTAATTACACCCAAAATAATGTTTTACCTGTATTGGAAGGAGGAAGTTATACTGTTTTTGGAAGGGAAATAAATGGTTGTGGGTTTTTTCAGAAGGAAGTTTCATTGTTGTTCATCCCAAAATTCTTTTCCCCAAATATGGATAGTTTTAATGATTATTGGGAAATTTCTGGAGAAATAAACCAAAATTTTACACTTACAATTTTCGACAGATTTGGAAAATTGTTAAAGCAATTAGATAACAACAATTCCCGTTGGGATGGAAATTTCAACGGTAAAAGATTGCCTTCATCAGATTATTGGTTCAGCATAGTCTTTGAAAACGGAAGTTCTGAATCGGGACACTTTTCTTTGATTAGATAAGTCCTAAAATCAATAATTTCAAACTACCCCAGCCCTACATCCAAGGTCATCATCACAATAAAACCCCCAATAAAGCCCATTACAGCAATATCCGAATGTTTGTCTTGTTGGGTTTCCGGAATCACCTCTTCAACAACAACAAAAATCATCGCGCCCGCCGCAAAGGCCAGTGCATAGGGCAAAATGGGTTCAAAGGTAAGCACGGCCCAAGCCCCTATAACCGCAGCTATGGGCTCCACTAATGCCGATGCTTGCCCATACATAAAACTTTTTCTTCGGGTAAGACCTTGCCTTCGCAAGGGCATGGCCACGGCAAAACCTTCAGGGAAATTCTGTAATCCAATCCCCAGGGCCAAGGCAACTGCGCCTCCAATGGTTGCCCCATCAAAGCCAGCAGCGACACCTCCAAAAAGTACCCCTACGGCCAACCCTTCAGGGATGTTGTGCAATGTTATCGCCAAGGTGAGCAAAGTGGTTCTGTGCCAAGGTGTTTTCATACCCTCCGCCTCACTTTCTTTAAAATTTATATGCAAATGCGGTAGTACCTTATCCAATCCAAAAAGAAAAAACGCCCCCAGTAAAAACCCTACTGCGGCAGGAATTACCTTAACAAAACCTTCACCCGGACTCATTTCAATTCCAGGGGCAAGCAAGCTCCAAAAACTGGCGGCTACCATCACCCCACCAGTAAACCCAAGCATTCCGTCCATTACGGCTCGGTTTGGGTTTTTAAAGAAAAAAACCAATCCAGCTCCCAGGGCTGTCAGTCCCCAAGTAAACAAAGTGGCATAAAAAGCGGCCAAAATAGGGTTTATAGATTCAAAATAGTTGATTACTTGTTCCATTAGTCATTCTTTTTAACGTAAAGATTCGATGCTATTTGATGCGATATATTCAATTTTTTATCCTCGACTTTTATATGGAGCGACATATCAAAATCTTCTTTTTCCAAAACTTGGATTGTATTTCCCAAAGCAATATTGTTCTTGTCCAAAAATTTTAAAAACATAGCAGAAGTATCTTTAACTCCAACACAAACACCAATACTTTTTAAAGGCATCTCACTCAACAACTGTTTGTCCCTCACCATAAACTTGCCGTCTTTTGTGGGAATTGGGTCTCCATGCGGATCATATTTGGGATGACCCAAAAGCTCATCCAATTTGTCAATTAACTTTTCGCTTTTTATATGTTCCAATTGCTCTGCTACTTCGTGAACCTCATCCCATGAAAAATCTAATTTTTCTACCAAAAAAACCTCCCATAACCTATGTTTTCGAATAATGGAAAGCGCTGTTTTAATTCCGAAATCGGTCAAAGAGACCCCTTGATATTTTTTGTAGTGGACCAGACCCTTATCAGCTAATTTTCTGGCCATATCCGTAACTGAAGACGGTTTTGTTTGCATTTGCTCCGCTATGGCGTTGGTAGCAATTGGCGTAGCCGTATTACCTCCTAAATGAAATATGGTCTTGATATAGTTTTCTTCGGACCTGGTCATATGTTCTTTTGATGTTACCACCCAACTGCACTGAAAATAGCAATTAGTTTAATTTTTCAAAAATACATTTTTATTTATAAAAACAAATTTTTAGATTTGTCTAAATTTTAATTTAAATGAGTAAAAAATGAAATCAATCTCATTGGCACTAATTTTACTAAGTTTCATTTCGGGATGGTCCCAAACCGGAACAATCCAAGGTAAGGTCTCCGAAAATGGACAAAACCTACCTTTTATCAACATCTACTTAAAAGGAACCCAAAACGGTACCTCTACCGATAAAAATGGAAACTATTCTATTGCTAGCCTGGCCCCAGGAAACTATGTGCTGATTGCCTCAGCTATTGGATATGAACCCTATAGAAAGTCGTTTTTAATTGGAAGAGATGAATCAATAACACTCAATATTGAGTTGACACCATCCGCCGAAGCATTGGATGAAATGGTGGTTACCGGTACCTTAAAAGCAGTAAGTAGATTGGAAAGTGCTGTTCCTGTTGAAGTTTATAAGCCAACCTTTCTAAAACAAAACCCAACCCCAAGTATTTTTGAAGCCCTTCAGAATGTAAATGGGGTTCGTCCGCAGATCAATTGCAACGTTTGCAATACGGGCGACATCCATATAAATGGATTGGAAGGGCCTTACACTTTAGTGTTGATAGACGGCATGCCCATTGTAAGCGGTCTGGGTACGGTCTACGGATTATCCGGAATACCAAACTCCCTAATTGAACAAATTGAAATTGTAAAAGGGCCTGCCTCCACACTTTATGGCAGTGAAGCTGTTGGCGGTTTAATCAACATCATTACCAAACATGCACCCAATGCCCCCGAGTTTTTTGCGGATGGGTATTTGACCGGTTGGGGGGAATACAACCTAGATATTGGTTCAAAATTTGAGGTGGGTAAAAAAACAGATGTATTGTTGGGCATCAATTATTTTAATTTTGATGAAATCATTGACAACAACGACGATAATTTTACAGATCTGACATTACAAGATCGTATCTCTATTTTCCAAAAATGGAACTTTAAGCGGGATAATGCCAAGGTATTTTCTCTTGCAGGCCGATTCTTTTATGAAGACCGATGGGGAGGGGAACTCCAATGGACACCAGAGTTTAGAGGTGGCGACGATATTTATGGAGAAAGTATCTATACCCGCAGATGGGAAGTTTTGGGAAAATATCAATTACCCATTGATGAAAAAGTAATGCTTTCTGTGTCCTATAATGACCATGATCAAAACTCTGTTTACGGGAATGTTTCCTATTTGGCAAATCAGCGAATCGGGTTTGGACAAATGACTTGGGACAAATCCATTGGCAACCATGATTTGCTCTTTGGAAGTGCCATTCGCTATAACTTTTATGATGATAATACCCCAGCTACAGAAAGTGCTGACGAAGTCTGGATTCCCAGTCTTTTTGTTCAAGATGAATTAAAACTTGCTGAAAAACATTCCCTTTTAGGGGGCATCCGCTATGATTATGACAATAGGCATGGTAATATTCTTACCCCAAGAGCCGCATATAAGTGGAGAATTTCCGATAATGATATTTTCAGAATCAATGCAGGAACAGGGTTTCGAGTGGTGAACCTGTTTACTGAAGATCATGCCGCACTGACTGGAGCACGGGACGTAATTATTTCCGAAGAACTAAAACCTGAACGTTCTGTAAACATAAACCTCAACTATTTGAAAAAAATATATATGGACAATGGCACCTTCGTAGGTATTGATGCTTCCGCTTTTTATACCCATTTCTCCAATGTTATTTTACCAGATTACGATACCGACCCTAATCAAATTATCTATGATAACTTAGATGGAAAATCAGTTTCCAAAGGGGTAAGTGCCAATATCGATTTAGTGCTGCCCAATGGACTTAAGTTTTTGGTGGGGGCCACTTGGCAAGATGTAAGCAATACTGAAAATGGAGTTACGGAACGTCAAATACTTACCGAAAGCATTACTGGAACATGGAATGTCTCCTATACTTTTAGAAGTTTAAATCTTACTGTAGATTATACAGGTAATTTGTACGGGCCAATGCGCTTACCAACTTTAGGGGAGTTAGATCCCCGACAGGAGTTCTCACCTACTTGGAGCATTCAGAACATTCAGTTTACCTACAAAGGGTTAGACAAGTTTGAATTCTACGGTGGTATTAAAAACCTCTTGGATTGGACGCCCAACCGGGGAAATCCTTTTATAATAGCTCGTGCCAATGATCCCTTTGATCAAAACGTACAATTTGACCCCCAAGGTAATGTTGTGGTAACAGCGGACAATCCATATGCCCTTACTTTTGATCCCAGCTATGTGTACGGCCCCAACCAAGGTATCCGTGGGTTCTTTGGATTACGGTATACGGTTTTTTAGGACACTGCCTTTTTGTATCTTGGAAGGAAAATGTATTTAAATCCTATGGCCGTTATCATTGAACCTAAAATATCCAATCCAATGAAGCTCTTGTTGTTTACATGTATAGGCTGTTGTTTTATGATTTCCCAGCTGTCCTTTTCCCAAAACACCAATGAAGTCATTGAGCCCGAAGTTGCTGGGAACAGAGTGATAGATTTGCTTGAAGGGGGTACCCTGGATGCTTGGAAGGTTCCCTCCACAAACTGGAAGATACAGAACGAAAGTATTATTGGATCTACCGGAGAGGAGAAACTTGAAATCCCGGAATGGCTTTATACCAAACAGCGGTTTAGGGATTTTGAGTTCACTTGCGAGATGCGACTTAGCGGAGATCGACGTCGCAATACGGGTATCTACTATCGGGTACATCCGTTTCTTTTCAAAAGTCAGAATGGTAAGAAATCGTATATGGCCCCTTCGGGATACGAATTTGATGCCGCCTTTCACCATCCCGATGGGAAAAATTTCAGGGGAACCCTCGGGGATTGGTACGCCCGACCATCATTGCGTATTTTCCCCGATAAGGATATCATCAATAAAGCTTACAAAACGGATGAGTGGAATCGAATGACCCTTAGGGCACATGGAAATCGTTTGGAATATTGGATTAACGGCTTTAAGGTAATGGATTATACCGATACCGATCCAAAAGCTTCCCAAGAAGGCATCATTGGTTTCCAGATTCATGATGGTTCCGTTATGACGGTGGAGTATCGTAACATTAGGGTACTTCCGCTCTAGCCTTGGCTAAAAAAAGTTGAGAACCCCAGTAAAGTACAATAATGCTAGAGCTAAACCTTTCCTAAGTAAATATATATTCCTTTCCGTACTTTTGATGCATGTCCCATTACGATTATATCATTATTGGAGCAGGTGCAGCTGGTCTTATGCTGGCAGATTCTTTGGGAAAAGATGATTTCTTCGCATCCAAATCCATATTGATACTGGAGAAGGATGATAAATCAAAAAACGACCGAACTTGGTGTTTTTGGGAAAAAGAAAATGGTGCGTTTGATGATATTCTCCATAAAAGCTGGTCCAAGGTATATTTTGCGGGAAAAGATTTAAAACTTTCCACAACAATTAGACCCTATACATATAAAATGCTTCGAGGCATTGACTTTTATAGCCATTTTTTAACGAGAATAAAAGGCTATTCCAACATTTCATGGCTAAAAGGCAATGTTGTTGCTATTGAGGAAAATGAAAATGGAGCCATGGTATCAACCAACACGCAAAAATTTTCTGGAACGCAAGTTTTCAATAGCACCTTTGATTATCAAAGCGTCATAAATCAAAAGAAATATCCGGTACTTCAACAGCATTTCTTAGGCTGGTTTGTAAAAACCAAACATCCTATTTTTAAGGTAGATGAAGCTACTTTTATGGACTTTTCCATACCTCAAAAAGGGAATACCCGTTTTATGTATGTGCTTCCATTCTCCGAAACCGAAGCGCTTTTGGAATATACCTTGTTTTCAGAAAAAACCTTGGAAAAACAGGAATATGAAGATGCCATTGAAGATTACCTAACCAATGTATTGAATTGCTCTGATTATGAAATAATGGAAAAAGAAGTAGGTAACATTCCCATGACCTGTTATAAATTTCATAAGCACAATACGAATAGTATTTTGAATATTGGTATAGCCGGTGGATGGGCAAAACCCAGTACGGGATTCACATTTTATAATACCAGCAAAAAAGTAAAGGCACTGACTGATCATCTAAAGAAAGGAAAAACACTATCCAAATTTTACAAAAGGGATAAATTTTGGTTCTACGACTTGTTGCTTTTGGATATCCTTCATAGTCAAAACCATTTGGGCCAATCTATATTTGAATCATTGTTCAAAAAAAGAAAAGCTTCGTTAATCTTAAAGTTTCTTGATAATGAAACCAGTGTTTATGAAGACATACAAATAATGGCAGCTCCTAAAGCGTTCCCTTTTATGAAAGCATTGTTAAAGAGAGTTTTTAGACCGTTCTTTTCATAAGATTTTCTCCAAATTCCTTTAGCACTGATTTGTTCTTCTCTGACATCTTTATCGAAACCAACGCATCAAAAGCTTTTTGGGTATAGTCACTAATTTCCTTTTTCGCTTCTTCCACTGCCCCACTTTCCATAAAAATGGATTTCACGGTCTCGATCTTGGTTGTAGGGTCCTCAGGTTGTAGGGAATATAAATGCTTTAGACTTTCTTGTTGTTCTTTTGGGGCAAACTCCAATGATTTTAGGTAGAGAAACGTCTTTTTGTTCTCCATGATGTCCCCCCCAACCTGTTTTCCAAAGGTTTCGGGGTCGCCAAAAGCGTCCAGATAATCATCTTGTAGCTGAAAGGCTATTCCAAGGTTTTTGCCAAATTCATAAATATAATCGGTATCATTTTGGGAAGCTTTGGCAATAATGGCTCCCATTTTCATGGCTGCAGCTACCAAAACTGCCGTTTTGTACTCAATCATTTTTAGATATTCGGGAATTGTAACATCATCCCTCAATTCAAAATCAACATCATATTGTTGTCCTTCACATACTTCAATCGCAGTTTTGCTAAAAAGAATGGTCAACTTTTTAAAAACCTCTGAATCATAACTTTCAAAAAACTGATAGGAATTTATCAGCATGGCATCACCGGATAAAATACCTGTATTCACATCCCATTTTTCATGCACCGTGGTCTTACCCCTACGCAAGGGGGCATCATCCATAATATCATCATGGACCAAGGAAAAATTATGGAACATTTCAATCGCCAAAGCTGCATCCAAGGCATCCTGGAGAATTCCACCAAACAGATCAGTGGTCATTAAGGTTAGCACAGGGCGCAATCGCTTTCCCCCCAAACCTAAAATATAATTGATTGGCTCATATAGGTTTTTGGGCTCCTTGACCTCAATTTTCTTTTCAAGGTGTATTATAAACTCGTTACGGTAAAACGCTGTTGAACGCATTGCTTCAATTTTTTCCAAAAATACAGCCATTGTTACAAATAGTGTAATTGCGCGTCAAATTGATAGTGTGCAATTTTTTTTTCAAAAAAATGCAATGGATTTGAAAACCCACGTCTTTATAATTGAAGACAGCAAACAGCCCTTTTTTTGAATGGTTTCCAATAAAGAAAACTAT contains:
- a CDS encoding lycopene cyclase family protein; the protein is MSHYDYIIIGAGAAGLMLADSLGKDDFFASKSILILEKDDKSKNDRTWCFWEKENGAFDDILHKSWSKVYFAGKDLKLSTTIRPYTYKMLRGIDFYSHFLTRIKGYSNISWLKGNVVAIEENENGAMVSTNTQKFSGTQVFNSTFDYQSVINQKKYPVLQQHFLGWFVKTKHPIFKVDEATFMDFSIPQKGNTRFMYVLPFSETEALLEYTLFSEKTLEKQEYEDAIEDYLTNVLNCSDYEIMEKEVGNIPMTCYKFHKHNTNSILNIGIAGGWAKPSTGFTFYNTSKKVKALTDHLKKGKTLSKFYKRDKFWFYDLLLLDILHSQNHLGQSIFESLFKKRKASLILKFLDNETSVYEDIQIMAAPKAFPFMKALLKRVFRPFFS
- a CDS encoding TonB-dependent receptor, producing the protein MKSISLALILLSFISGWSQTGTIQGKVSENGQNLPFINIYLKGTQNGTSTDKNGNYSIASLAPGNYVLIASAIGYEPYRKSFLIGRDESITLNIELTPSAEALDEMVVTGTLKAVSRLESAVPVEVYKPTFLKQNPTPSIFEALQNVNGVRPQINCNVCNTGDIHINGLEGPYTLVLIDGMPIVSGLGTVYGLSGIPNSLIEQIEIVKGPASTLYGSEAVGGLINIITKHAPNAPEFFADGYLTGWGEYNLDIGSKFEVGKKTDVLLGINYFNFDEIIDNNDDNFTDLTLQDRISIFQKWNFKRDNAKVFSLAGRFFYEDRWGGELQWTPEFRGGDDIYGESIYTRRWEVLGKYQLPIDEKVMLSVSYNDHDQNSVYGNVSYLANQRIGFGQMTWDKSIGNHDLLFGSAIRYNFYDDNTPATESADEVWIPSLFVQDELKLAEKHSLLGGIRYDYDNRHGNILTPRAAYKWRISDNDIFRINAGTGFRVVNLFTEDHAALTGARDVIISEELKPERSVNINLNYLKKIYMDNGTFVGIDASAFYTHFSNVILPDYDTDPNQIIYDNLDGKSVSKGVSANIDLVLPNGLKFLVGATWQDVSNTENGVTERQILTESITGTWNVSYTFRSLNLTVDYTGNLYGPMRLPTLGELDPRQEFSPTWSIQNIQFTYKGLDKFEFYGGIKNLLDWTPNRGNPFIIARANDPFDQNVQFDPQGNVVVTADNPYALTFDPSYVYGPNQGIRGFFGLRYTVF
- a CDS encoding ZIP family metal transporter; translation: MEQVINYFESINPILAAFYATLFTWGLTALGAGLVFFFKNPNRAVMDGMLGFTGGVMVAASFWSLLAPGIEMSPGEGFVKVIPAAVGFLLGAFFLFGLDKVLPHLHINFKESEAEGMKTPWHRTTLLTLAITLHNIPEGLAVGVLFGGVAAGFDGATIGGAVALALGIGLQNFPEGFAVAMPLRRQGLTRRKSFMYGQASALVEPIAAVIGAWAVLTFEPILPYALAFAAGAMIFVVVEEVIPETQQDKHSDIAVMGFIGGFIVMMTLDVGLG
- a CDS encoding metal-dependent transcriptional regulator, giving the protein MTRSEENYIKTIFHLGGNTATPIATNAIAEQMQTKPSSVTDMARKLADKGLVHYKKYQGVSLTDFGIKTALSIIRKHRLWEVFLVEKLDFSWDEVHEVAEQLEHIKSEKLIDKLDELLGHPKYDPHGDPIPTKDGKFMVRDKQLLSEMPLKSIGVCVGVKDTSAMFLKFLDKNNIALGNTIQVLEKEDFDMSLHIKVEDKKLNISHQIASNLYVKKND
- a CDS encoding T9SS type B sorting domain-containing protein, translated to MNLKTRILLFVGFFTTTLGISQWVQTSGPQGGALKEIVAANGNLILSAGEAGLYLSTNNGTSWRTANSGLPCNITIKKLISDDEFVYVVTEEDGLFKSEDFGASWLPINNGISNFTFNSIYADGTNLYAANEDGGVYYSPNRGTSWEEKSSGIAMVLFNDFAMFNGQLFAAGADLFGTTDNGDTWNSVGLPGLLTGAIKSIAATANTLFITDSNAVFFSNGALTTWTAATVSPNAPITSIQTSGNRVFITTSDGRIFFSDNEGVNWNLIQNNNTDRPAEDALFTNGRILMTTSEGLFSSGDSGLNWNESNNGILATSIESLHTNDSFIYAGTKNQHVFRSGDNGQSWTRLRNGLNTIESSHVSDIITYQDNLLIATDDGVYESTDDGNSWTKILDPGPGGNVATLATRDRVILAGVNGVGLYISLDDGVSWSLTSGSGLGINSDYESIVIQSATILISARNGKVFESIDFGLNWGEVSITNGFTLVYKLILHEDKLYAATARGFWVSDNFGGSWNAFNDESIPLFDAEIVDDLVYAGSDQGVFVASLDGSPWFELCAGIGKRTVNELVLTDDLLFGGTLSSSVWNYDLSNSIFPPEEGSSNITETVELCSSDTPIDLTSLLPNSIELGGSWSPELNSTSNILNPSVDSSGIYTYMLPESDCGCSTSFQVQVDIDPQTSAGDDIVLEACINNEPFDLLERLGENAAQGGTWSPSLSSGSNIFNPTIDVAGIYSYTVTFDCGQDTAEATISISGGFEIPSDLIDIKTSSKEGLITVMVDYDNQFEFSLDGINYTQNNVLPVLEGGSYTVFGREINGCGFFQKEVSLLFIPKFFSPNMDSFNDYWEISGEINQNFTLTIFDRFGKLLKQLDNNNSRWDGNFNGKRLPSSDYWFSIVFENGSSESGHFSLIR
- a CDS encoding 3-keto-disaccharide hydrolase, whose translation is MKLLLFTCIGCCFMISQLSFSQNTNEVIEPEVAGNRVIDLLEGGTLDAWKVPSTNWKIQNESIIGSTGEEKLEIPEWLYTKQRFRDFEFTCEMRLSGDRRRNTGIYYRVHPFLFKSQNGKKSYMAPSGYEFDAAFHHPDGKNFRGTLGDWYARPSLRIFPDKDIINKAYKTDEWNRMTLRAHGNRLEYWINGFKVMDYTDTDPKASQEGIIGFQIHDGSVMTVEYRNIRVLPL
- a CDS encoding polyprenyl synthetase family protein, whose product is MRSTAFYRNEFIIHLEKKIEVKEPKNLYEPINYILGLGGKRLRPVLTLMTTDLFGGILQDALDAALAIEMFHNFSLVHDDIMDDAPLRRGKTTVHEKWDVNTGILSGDAMLINSYQFFESYDSEVFKKLTILFSKTAIEVCEGQQYDVDFELRDDVTIPEYLKMIEYKTAVLVAAAMKMGAIIAKASQNDTDYIYEFGKNLGIAFQLQDDYLDAFGDPETFGKQVGGDIMENKKTFLYLKSLEFAPKEQQESLKHLYSLQPEDPTTKIETVKSIFMESGAVEEAKKEISDYTQKAFDALVSIKMSEKNKSVLKEFGENLMKRTV